From a region of the Mycobacterium intracellulare ATCC 13950 genome:
- a CDS encoding class I adenylate-forming enzyme family protein, with amino-acid sequence MRADPVTVAATLRQQARARGDHPLLVCDGDRIGYAEADHRSAELARGLMALGAGKGTHVGLLHPNGSDFVVGMLAAARIGAVVVPFSTFVTARELREQLVDSDVQILLSAGSFRSHDYVQRLSEVIPRADLDFGDRLFCAAVPQLRHVAFAHDAVRALAGSVDVALLRASEDVVYDCDPLAIVYTSGSTSAPKGVVHTHGALLGHQRNLNAIRGLTASDKLFCNSPFFWIGGFAFGLLATLVAGSTLVCSNAIDAGATLDLLEAERPTMTNGFAAGIAHLAEHPSYAERDLSSMRRGNLYPIMAPDTRPADPELRHNMLGMTEAGSVVLISEDESDQPETRRGSFGKPAPGFETMIVDQDASGVGELCIRGPYVMQGYYKRSREECFDADGWFHTGDLVRTDDDGFVYFVGRLSAMVKTAGANVSAAEVEQAITRVTGAEAYVVGVPDTQRGELVAAVVVQPDFDESAVRERLKAELSSYKIPKRFVSLSRADVPLLSSGKVDTRRLRKLFDA; translated from the coding sequence ATGCGCGCTGATCCTGTGACGGTCGCCGCGACGTTGCGACAGCAGGCCCGGGCGCGCGGGGATCACCCGCTGCTGGTCTGCGACGGCGACCGCATCGGATACGCCGAAGCCGATCACCGATCGGCGGAGCTCGCCCGCGGCCTGATGGCCCTCGGCGCCGGTAAGGGAACCCATGTGGGCCTCCTGCACCCGAACGGAAGCGACTTCGTCGTCGGCATGCTGGCGGCGGCGCGAATCGGTGCCGTGGTAGTCCCGTTCTCCACGTTCGTCACCGCCCGGGAACTGCGCGAGCAGCTGGTCGACAGCGACGTCCAAATCCTGCTGAGCGCCGGGTCTTTTCGGTCCCACGACTATGTGCAGCGACTGTCCGAGGTGATTCCGCGGGCCGACCTCGATTTCGGCGACCGCTTGTTTTGCGCCGCGGTGCCGCAGCTGCGCCACGTGGCGTTTGCGCACGACGCGGTGCGCGCGCTGGCCGGCAGCGTCGACGTGGCGCTGCTGCGGGCGAGCGAAGACGTTGTCTACGACTGCGATCCGCTGGCGATCGTCTACACGTCCGGGTCAACCAGTGCCCCCAAAGGGGTAGTGCATACGCATGGCGCACTGCTCGGACATCAGCGGAACCTCAACGCGATCCGCGGCCTGACCGCTTCGGACAAACTGTTCTGCAATTCGCCGTTCTTCTGGATCGGCGGGTTCGCGTTCGGCCTGCTGGCCACCCTGGTGGCCGGATCAACCCTGGTCTGCTCCAACGCCATCGACGCCGGGGCCACGCTCGACCTGTTGGAGGCCGAACGACCCACCATGACCAACGGGTTCGCGGCCGGCATCGCTCACCTCGCCGAGCACCCCAGCTACGCCGAGCGTGATCTGTCGTCGATGCGGCGCGGCAACCTCTACCCGATCATGGCCCCCGACACCCGCCCCGCCGACCCGGAGCTGCGGCACAACATGCTCGGGATGACCGAGGCCGGCAGCGTCGTCCTGATCAGCGAGGACGAATCCGACCAGCCCGAGACGCGGCGGGGATCATTCGGCAAGCCCGCGCCCGGCTTCGAGACGATGATCGTCGATCAGGACGCCTCCGGAGTCGGTGAACTCTGCATCCGCGGACCGTACGTGATGCAGGGCTACTACAAGCGCTCTCGCGAGGAGTGCTTCGACGCCGACGGCTGGTTTCACACCGGCGATCTGGTGCGCACCGACGACGACGGATTCGTCTACTTCGTCGGCAGGCTCAGCGCGATGGTCAAGACGGCGGGCGCCAACGTCTCGGCGGCCGAGGTCGAGCAGGCGATCACCCGGGTCACCGGCGCCGAGGCTTACGTGGTGGGCGTGCCCGATACCCAACGGGGAGAGCTGGTCGCGGCGGTGGTCGTGCAGCCGGATTTCGACGAGTCGGCCGTGCGGGAACGGCTCAAGGCGGAGCTGTCGTCGTACAAGATTCCCAAACGGTTTGTCTCCCTGTCCCGCGCCGATGTCCCGCTGTTGTCCAGCGGCAAGGTCGACACGCGGCGGCTGAGAAAGCTTTTCGATGCCTAG
- a CDS encoding class I adenylate-forming enzyme family protein — protein sequence MPRHPLIQRIADVLDLEPDSRAIEYGGQWISWEQVGTLAQRIAGLSAGAEVGMLLRNRPGHVAAFLGVLLGGGTVVVINPSRGDERTKADVARLQLGLIVGERDDLTALVTPGIPTVAISGPADDVDVSGQPGAEPGPSTGVAVRMLTSGTTGPPKRIDLTYDMLARSVMGSEPDRAPAPTELRRGVAIVNSPLVHIGGVFRVLQCIAEARPFVLLERFELNAWVDAVRTHRPRAVSLVPAALRTVLHSDVSPADLDSVRAVTCGTAPLSADDADAFTDKYGIPVLTSYAATEFGGGVAGWTLPDHQRYWRAKRGSVGRANPGAQLRVVADDGTLLGPDEVGLLEVKPGQLGPAAQWMRTTDMARIDADGFLWIVGRADQAIIRGGFKVMPDDVRAALESHPAVAGAAVIARPDERLGETPVAMVELREPGAADADALVVHLRERLARYEIPTEIAIVDAIPRTPSGKPDLGAIQEHFRELAAPRNHAR from the coding sequence ATGCCGCGTCACCCGCTCATCCAACGCATCGCCGATGTGCTCGACCTCGAACCAGACTCACGCGCCATCGAGTATGGCGGCCAATGGATCTCGTGGGAGCAGGTCGGCACCCTGGCGCAGCGCATCGCCGGCCTGAGCGCCGGCGCCGAGGTCGGGATGCTGCTGCGCAACCGGCCGGGGCACGTGGCGGCCTTTCTGGGTGTGCTGCTGGGCGGCGGAACCGTTGTGGTCATCAACCCGTCGCGCGGCGACGAGCGCACCAAGGCCGATGTCGCGAGGCTGCAGCTTGGATTGATCGTCGGCGAGCGCGACGATCTGACGGCGCTGGTGACGCCGGGCATCCCGACGGTCGCGATCTCGGGACCGGCCGACGACGTCGACGTGTCCGGGCAACCCGGCGCCGAGCCAGGCCCGTCGACCGGTGTCGCGGTGCGCATGTTGACCAGCGGCACGACGGGTCCACCCAAGCGAATCGACCTGACCTACGACATGTTGGCGCGCAGCGTGATGGGCTCCGAACCCGACCGCGCGCCGGCACCCACCGAGCTGCGGCGCGGCGTCGCCATCGTGAACTCGCCGCTGGTGCACATCGGCGGGGTATTCCGCGTGCTGCAATGCATCGCCGAGGCCCGACCGTTCGTGCTGTTGGAGCGATTCGAGCTGAACGCATGGGTCGACGCGGTGCGCACCCACCGGCCCCGCGCCGTATCGCTGGTACCGGCGGCCCTGCGCACGGTCTTGCACTCGGACGTGTCGCCGGCCGACCTGGACAGCGTCCGGGCCGTCACCTGCGGCACGGCGCCGCTGTCGGCCGATGATGCCGACGCCTTCACCGATAAGTACGGCATCCCGGTGCTGACCTCCTATGCCGCAACCGAGTTCGGGGGCGGCGTGGCGGGCTGGACCCTTCCCGACCATCAGCGGTACTGGCGAGCCAAACGAGGCAGCGTCGGACGGGCCAATCCGGGCGCCCAGCTCAGGGTGGTAGCCGACGACGGAACACTGCTCGGCCCAGACGAAGTCGGCCTGCTGGAGGTCAAGCCGGGCCAGCTGGGACCGGCCGCGCAATGGATGCGAACCACGGACATGGCACGCATCGACGCCGACGGGTTCCTCTGGATTGTCGGCCGCGCCGACCAGGCGATCATCCGCGGCGGCTTCAAGGTGATGCCCGACGACGTTCGCGCCGCGCTGGAGAGCCACCCCGCGGTGGCCGGCGCGGCGGTCATCGCCCGGCCCGACGAGCGGCTCGGAGAGACGCCGGTCGCCATGGTCGAACTGCGCGAGCCGGGTGCGGCCGACGCCGACGCGCTGGTGGTGCATCTGCGAGAGCGCTTGGCGCGCTATGAGATTCCGACCGAGATCGCGATCGTCGACGCCATTCCGCGAACGCCGTCGGGAAAACCCGATCTCGGCGCGATCCAGGAACACTTCCGCGAGCTCGCGGCGCCGCGCAACCATGCGCGCTGA
- a CDS encoding enoyl-CoA hydratase/isomerase family protein has protein sequence MPVNKPMSFETILLEVDATDHVATITLNRPEQLNAFNRTMCEEMARAWHTVKLDESVHAVVLRAAGDRAFSAGLDIKTPYGQPENIWNHEDPGEALSPKWQKMWKPVVCAVQGMCTAGAFYFINESDVVICSEDATFFDSHVSAGLVCALEPIGLMRRVGLGETLRIALMGNDERVSADTALRIGLVSEVVASGQLWDRAHEIAATIAAKPPTATQGTVKAIWESLDKPYRAALEQGLIYTRLGNPLGTAELAAQKIPGDGATKRTPKIR, from the coding sequence ATGCCGGTGAACAAGCCGATGAGTTTCGAAACCATCCTGCTCGAGGTCGACGCCACCGATCACGTCGCCACCATCACCCTGAACCGGCCCGAGCAGCTGAACGCGTTCAACCGCACCATGTGTGAGGAGATGGCCCGCGCCTGGCACACGGTCAAACTCGACGAGTCCGTGCACGCGGTGGTGCTGCGCGCCGCCGGCGACCGGGCGTTCAGCGCGGGACTGGACATCAAGACGCCCTATGGGCAGCCCGAAAACATCTGGAACCACGAAGATCCCGGCGAAGCCCTGAGTCCCAAATGGCAGAAAATGTGGAAGCCGGTGGTCTGCGCGGTCCAGGGGATGTGCACCGCCGGCGCGTTCTACTTCATCAACGAATCCGACGTGGTCATCTGCTCGGAAGACGCCACGTTCTTCGACTCCCACGTGTCGGCCGGCCTGGTTTGCGCGCTGGAGCCGATCGGCCTGATGCGCCGCGTCGGCCTCGGCGAGACGCTGCGCATCGCCCTGATGGGCAACGACGAGCGGGTCAGCGCCGACACCGCGCTGCGCATCGGATTGGTCTCCGAGGTCGTCGCTTCCGGCCAGCTCTGGGATCGCGCCCACGAGATCGCGGCGACCATCGCCGCCAAGCCGCCAACGGCGACTCAGGGCACGGTCAAAGCGATTTGGGAGTCGCTGGACAAGCCGTATCGCGCCGCGCTGGAACAGGGCCTCATCTACACCCGGCTGGGAAACCCGCTCGGCACCGCGGAACTGGCCGCGCAGAAGATTCCCGGCGACGGGGCCACCAAACGCACACCGAAGATCCGCTGA
- a CDS encoding enoyl-CoA hydratase/isomerase family protein: MPTDSFDTIKYEVDGHTATITLNRPDALNALSPHMITELRAAYDEAENDDNVWLTIVTGTGRAFCTGADVKEIPEDGKVIYERPYLSTYDQWEAPQEGTPPFRTTAKPVLTAVNGICCGAGMDWVTTTDIVIASEQATFFDPHVSIGLVAGRELVRVSRVLPRSIALRMALMGKHERMSAERAYELGLISEVVEHDRLLDRAHEIADIVNSNAPLAVRGTRLAILKGLNVPLHEAEILAETFRERVLRTEDAAEGPKAFVEKRTPNWQCR, translated from the coding sequence ATGCCCACTGATTCGTTCGACACCATCAAGTACGAGGTCGACGGGCACACCGCCACGATCACCCTCAATCGCCCGGACGCCCTCAATGCGCTCAGCCCGCACATGATCACCGAACTGCGGGCGGCCTACGACGAGGCCGAAAACGACGACAACGTCTGGCTGACCATCGTCACGGGCACCGGCCGCGCGTTCTGCACCGGCGCCGACGTCAAGGAGATCCCCGAAGACGGCAAGGTGATCTACGAGCGGCCGTACCTGTCGACGTATGACCAATGGGAGGCTCCGCAGGAGGGCACGCCGCCCTTTCGCACCACGGCCAAGCCGGTGCTGACCGCGGTGAACGGAATCTGTTGTGGCGCCGGTATGGATTGGGTCACCACGACAGACATCGTCATCGCCTCCGAGCAGGCAACCTTTTTCGATCCGCACGTCAGCATCGGACTGGTGGCCGGCCGCGAACTGGTTCGGGTATCCCGCGTGCTGCCCCGCTCGATCGCCCTGCGGATGGCCCTGATGGGCAAGCACGAGCGGATGAGCGCGGAGCGCGCCTATGAGCTGGGACTGATCAGCGAGGTCGTCGAGCACGACCGCCTGCTGGACCGGGCCCACGAGATCGCCGACATCGTCAATTCCAATGCGCCCCTGGCCGTCCGGGGCACCCGCCTGGCGATCCTCAAGGGCCTGAATGTGCCGCTGCACGAGGCGGAGATACTCGCCGAAACCTTCCGTGAGCGGGTGCTGCGGACCGAGGACGCGGCCGAGGGGCCCAAGGCTTTCGTCGAGAAGCGCACGCCGAATTGGCAATGCCGGTGA
- a CDS encoding enoyl-CoA hydratase/isomerase family protein has product MSQGAGAAGAEGSVTVHRDGAVLRVTLGRPSRRNSLTQLMIGTLVEALTAAASDDSLRAVHLRGAGDDFCAGSDWVAANDPGGQRPRTGDLVRRVPHAAHRVIELVAGIQLPVVCSVRGWAVGFGCNLALAADFTVAADDAVFWEPFLDRGFSPDSGSTWLVPRLVGLARARRMLLLGEKVSGDDAADWGLIHQSVSGPDLDRAAEELVARLASGPTAAIGLAKQAMNFGQHATLGQSLNQELFNLELSCRTGDFKEGLEAFRRRRDPDFRGR; this is encoded by the coding sequence GTGAGTCAAGGGGCCGGTGCGGCCGGAGCCGAGGGGTCGGTAACAGTGCACCGAGACGGTGCAGTGTTACGGGTGACGCTTGGTCGCCCATCCCGGCGTAACTCGTTGACGCAGTTGATGATCGGGACTCTGGTCGAAGCTCTGACCGCTGCCGCGTCCGACGACTCGCTGCGCGCCGTACACCTCCGCGGGGCCGGAGACGATTTCTGCGCCGGCTCCGACTGGGTGGCCGCCAACGATCCCGGCGGCCAACGTCCCCGCACCGGTGATCTGGTGCGCCGGGTTCCCCATGCCGCTCACCGCGTGATCGAACTCGTCGCCGGCATTCAGCTGCCGGTGGTGTGCAGCGTGCGCGGATGGGCCGTGGGATTCGGTTGCAATCTCGCCTTGGCCGCTGACTTCACCGTGGCCGCCGACGACGCGGTGTTCTGGGAGCCGTTCCTCGACCGCGGCTTCAGCCCGGACTCGGGGTCCACCTGGCTGGTGCCGCGGCTCGTCGGCCTGGCGCGGGCCCGGCGGATGCTGCTGCTCGGTGAGAAGGTGAGCGGGGACGACGCGGCCGACTGGGGGCTCATTCACCAGTCGGTGAGCGGCCCCGACCTCGACCGCGCCGCCGAGGAGCTGGTTGCCCGGCTGGCCTCCGGTCCGACGGCGGCGATCGGGCTGGCCAAGCAGGCCATGAACTTCGGACAGCATGCGACGCTGGGCCAGTCGCTGAACCAGGAGTTGTTCAATCTGGAGTTATCTTGCCGGACAGGCGATTTCAAAGAGGGCTTGGAGGCCTTCCGGCGGCGGCGGGATCCGGACTTTCGTGGACGCTAG
- a CDS encoding hotdog family protein, with the protein MRRSGADGRADDNARFGEAPLDQTVAAAAAMRRLSSLLVSLEHPHPAVDAMLEKFTEWERELSAAAPADNSPRIGELPDDPRRVYLNHATDIGAYNPCFPEYRFTEFDAEKATGGVEFPVIYEGPPGLVHGGFLGVFFDCVIQHHNCVTGLSGKTRSLAVTFRRPTPVLTELRFDIARSEGERGITSTARLWLDDEVLCTGEVNTLASRPEKLAGSRFGRRRKESDK; encoded by the coding sequence ATGAGGAGGAGTGGCGCCGATGGTCGCGCCGACGACAACGCCAGATTCGGCGAGGCGCCGCTTGACCAGACCGTGGCCGCCGCCGCCGCCATGCGCCGCCTGAGCTCGCTGCTGGTGTCGCTGGAACATCCGCACCCGGCGGTGGATGCCATGTTGGAGAAGTTCACCGAGTGGGAGCGCGAGTTGTCGGCCGCCGCGCCGGCGGACAACTCACCGCGCATCGGCGAACTGCCCGACGATCCCCGGCGCGTCTACCTCAATCACGCCACCGACATCGGCGCCTACAACCCGTGTTTCCCCGAGTACCGGTTCACCGAATTCGATGCCGAGAAGGCAACGGGAGGAGTCGAATTCCCGGTGATCTACGAAGGGCCACCGGGACTGGTGCACGGCGGATTCCTGGGCGTCTTCTTCGACTGCGTGATCCAGCACCACAATTGCGTCACCGGCCTTTCCGGCAAAACCCGGTCCTTGGCCGTGACGTTCCGCAGACCGACACCGGTGTTGACGGAGCTGCGATTCGACATCGCGCGCTCGGAAGGCGAACGGGGTATCACGTCGACCGCGCGACTGTGGCTCGACGACGAAGTGCTGTGTACGGGCGAGGTCAACACGTTGGCGTCACGGCCCGAGAAGCTTGCCGGATCGCGGTTCGGCAGGCGCCGAAAGGAGTCCGACAAATGA
- a CDS encoding enoyl-CoA hydratase/isomerase family protein encodes MTASSTSDDRVLFDIDHDRRIATVTLNNPEQRNSYDASMREAVARCLDRVADDDDLTVVLLRGAEGVFSTGADMNNAYGWYGDKVKASDDAAAKRRPSQRRRLAVDRKSFGFYHNFMGFPKVTVGEIAGYALGGGFEMALMTDISVIARDTKIGMPATRFLGPALGSLHMFFHRLGPVLARRLLLTGDIIEAGAIEHLGIFTDTCDPGAVTARARYWAEKAAKMPADGVVIAKEAFRLVEQSQAYQGEEVASYLFHAFGTNLQFGPGEFNFVKTRAQHGAREAFRLRDEHFHVPEPEA; translated from the coding sequence ATGACCGCTTCGAGCACCTCTGACGATCGCGTGCTCTTCGACATCGATCACGACCGGCGCATCGCGACGGTCACGCTGAACAATCCCGAACAGCGGAACTCCTATGACGCCAGCATGCGCGAGGCCGTCGCCCGTTGCCTGGACCGGGTGGCCGATGACGACGACCTCACGGTGGTGTTGTTGCGCGGAGCCGAGGGAGTCTTCTCCACCGGGGCCGACATGAACAATGCGTACGGCTGGTACGGCGACAAGGTCAAGGCGTCCGACGATGCGGCAGCCAAGCGTCGACCGAGTCAGCGTCGACGACTTGCCGTGGACCGCAAGTCTTTTGGCTTCTATCACAATTTCATGGGTTTTCCCAAGGTCACGGTGGGGGAGATCGCCGGCTACGCGCTGGGTGGCGGCTTCGAGATGGCCCTGATGACCGACATCTCCGTCATCGCGCGGGACACCAAGATCGGCATGCCGGCAACCCGCTTCCTGGGCCCCGCGCTGGGCAGCTTGCACATGTTCTTCCACCGGCTCGGCCCGGTGCTGGCGCGACGCCTGCTGTTGACCGGTGACATCATCGAGGCGGGCGCGATCGAACATCTCGGAATCTTCACGGACACCTGCGATCCCGGCGCGGTGACCGCCCGGGCGCGCTACTGGGCCGAGAAGGCGGCGAAGATGCCGGCCGACGGGGTCGTCATCGCCAAGGAGGCGTTCCGGCTTGTCGAGCAGAGCCAGGCGTATCAGGGTGAGGAGGTCGCCAGCTACCTGTTCCACGCCTTCGGCACCAACCTGCAATTCGGGCCGGGCGAATTCAACTTCGTCAAGACCCGCGCCCAGCACGGCGCCAGGGAGGCCTTCCGGCTACGCGACGAGCACTTCCACGTGCCCGAACCCGAGGCGTGA
- a CDS encoding TetR/AcrR family transcriptional regulator — MEVPVVAKQATADKRQRRERGSINPDDIISGAFELAEEVSIDNLSMPLLGKHLGVGVTSIYWYFRKKDDLLNAMTDRALSKYVFATPYVEASDWRETLRNHARLMRKTFMGNPILCDLILIRAALSPKAARMGAQEMEKAVSNLVEAGLSPEDAFDTYSAVSVHVRGSVVLQRLYEKNQSSDIGPRAIEDAVAIDPEKTPLLSQVTRIGHRIGAPDETNFEYGLTCILDHASRLIDESNAAKGKAGASRQRKSSTARGRSKAPANR; from the coding sequence ATGGAGGTGCCCGTAGTGGCAAAACAGGCAACCGCCGATAAGCGTCAGCGACGCGAACGCGGGTCCATCAATCCCGACGACATCATCAGCGGCGCATTCGAACTCGCCGAGGAGGTGTCGATCGACAACCTGAGCATGCCGCTGCTCGGCAAACATCTCGGCGTGGGTGTGACGAGCATCTACTGGTACTTCCGCAAGAAGGACGACCTGCTCAACGCGATGACTGACCGCGCCCTGAGCAAGTACGTGTTCGCCACCCCCTATGTCGAAGCCAGCGACTGGCGGGAAACCCTGCGCAACCACGCGCGCTTGATGCGTAAGACGTTCATGGGCAACCCAATTCTGTGCGACCTGATTCTGATTCGCGCGGCACTGTCTCCGAAAGCGGCACGGATGGGCGCACAGGAGATGGAAAAGGCAGTTTCCAATCTGGTCGAGGCCGGCTTGTCCCCGGAGGACGCGTTCGACACCTATTCGGCGGTTTCGGTTCACGTCCGCGGATCAGTGGTGCTGCAACGGCTGTACGAAAAAAACCAGTCGTCGGATATCGGACCCCGCGCCATCGAGGACGCCGTTGCCATCGACCCCGAAAAGACCCCGCTCCTTTCCCAAGTCACCCGAATCGGGCACCGCATCGGCGCCCCGGACGAGACCAATTTCGAGTACGGCCTCACCTGCATCCTCGATCACGCCAGCAGGCTGATCGACGAGAGCAACGCAGCCAAAGGCAAGGCGGGGGCGAGCCGCCAGCGCAAGTCGTCGACCGCGCGAGGTCGGTCCAAGGCGCCGGCGAATCGCTGA
- a CDS encoding SDR family NAD(P)-dependent oxidoreductase yields MDLGLANAAAVVVGGSRGMGLATARCLADEGARVAVVGRSRDALDSAVTDLTQRGSPDALGLVADIGDDAAVGTAFGELSQRWGGELNALVITVGPGAAGTFEDLTDDQWRQSVEDGVLGMVRCVRAALPLLRKAQWARIVNFSAHSTQRQSVMLPAYTAAKSMLTSVSKNLSLLLAKDEILVNVVSPGSIASESLVGWANSVGVDGHDPYALMEAIGKHFGHPAHMPRAGLPEEIGPVAAFLASRRNSYMTGANINVDGGSDFT; encoded by the coding sequence ATGGATCTAGGGCTGGCAAATGCCGCCGCGGTGGTGGTCGGCGGTAGCCGCGGCATGGGTTTGGCCACCGCGCGCTGCCTTGCCGACGAGGGGGCCCGGGTAGCGGTCGTCGGGCGCAGCCGTGACGCGCTGGATTCCGCGGTGACCGATCTCACGCAACGGGGTAGCCCGGACGCCCTCGGGCTCGTCGCCGACATCGGCGACGACGCCGCCGTCGGCACGGCTTTCGGTGAGCTTTCCCAGCGCTGGGGCGGCGAACTCAACGCTCTGGTCATCACGGTGGGGCCGGGCGCCGCGGGTACCTTCGAGGATTTGACCGACGACCAATGGCGTCAGTCGGTTGAAGACGGGGTGCTGGGCATGGTGCGCTGTGTGCGGGCGGCGCTACCGCTGCTGCGTAAGGCGCAGTGGGCGCGGATCGTGAACTTCTCGGCGCACTCGACTCAGCGACAAAGTGTCATGCTGCCCGCGTACACGGCGGCGAAATCGATGCTGACGAGCGTATCGAAGAACCTGTCCCTGCTGCTGGCCAAGGACGAGATCTTGGTCAACGTGGTATCGCCGGGCAGCATCGCATCGGAATCACTGGTCGGCTGGGCGAATTCGGTCGGCGTCGACGGCCATGATCCCTATGCCCTGATGGAGGCCATCGGCAAGCATTTCGGTCATCCCGCGCACATGCCACGGGCGGGCCTCCCCGAAGAAATCGGCCCGGTCGCAGCGTTTCTCGCCTCGCGCCGCAACTCCTACATGACCGGAGCCAACATCAACGTCGACGGCGGTTCGGACTTCACCTGA
- a CDS encoding dihydrodipicolinate synthase family protein encodes MATAAEARAWAPGALRGIGDSLYTPFCGTDGDDIDWDAYRTLVRYCVGDLGHPMLWCTSGIAEFWSLTLDERKRLLEVAVEEARSINPGVVVQACTAAMSAKDCLDLTLHAQEAGADIVYIQTPMMEAHGGEGVLRFFQYVAARTNIALGMFNSPSSGYVLTPAESARIYHEVPAVCATKEGAFLPAASRMLHQLAPGLAVWECDKTVYRAGWLRDGIVCPAQLGTSGYLFETPERRLFSEYWDLVQSDKLVEAMDYARESGLDQFDLDVGSWWTCYPGRAEYFTHWGGAFKYAASLLGLPIGAYPHSRPPQAELPAEAKAQIEHAYQRLGLIQTVLQ; translated from the coding sequence GTGGCTACGGCAGCAGAGGCACGCGCGTGGGCGCCCGGCGCATTGCGGGGGATCGGTGACTCCCTCTACACCCCGTTCTGCGGGACCGACGGCGACGACATCGACTGGGACGCCTACCGGACACTGGTGCGCTACTGCGTCGGTGATCTCGGGCACCCGATGTTGTGGTGCACCAGCGGCATTGCCGAATTCTGGTCGCTGACCCTCGACGAGCGGAAACGCCTGCTGGAGGTTGCGGTAGAGGAGGCGCGCAGCATCAATCCCGGTGTGGTGGTGCAGGCCTGCACGGCGGCGATGTCGGCGAAGGACTGTTTGGATCTGACCCTGCACGCCCAGGAAGCGGGCGCCGACATCGTCTACATCCAGACGCCGATGATGGAGGCCCACGGCGGCGAAGGCGTGCTCCGCTTTTTCCAATACGTGGCTGCGCGCACGAATATCGCTCTGGGCATGTTCAATTCGCCGTCCTCGGGCTACGTGTTGACGCCGGCCGAGAGCGCACGCATCTACCACGAGGTGCCCGCGGTGTGCGCCACCAAGGAGGGCGCCTTCCTGCCGGCGGCCAGCCGCATGCTTCATCAGCTGGCGCCCGGTCTGGCCGTGTGGGAATGCGACAAAACGGTGTACCGGGCGGGGTGGCTGCGCGACGGGATCGTGTGCCCGGCGCAGCTGGGTACCTCGGGCTACCTGTTCGAGACGCCCGAGCGGCGATTGTTCTCCGAGTATTGGGATTTGGTGCAGAGCGACAAGCTCGTCGAGGCCATGGACTACGCCCGCGAATCCGGGTTGGATCAGTTCGACCTCGACGTCGGGTCGTGGTGGACGTGCTATCCGGGGCGCGCGGAATACTTCACCCACTGGGGCGGCGCGTTCAAGTACGCCGCGTCGCTGCTGGGGTTGCCCATCGGCGCGTATCCACATTCCCGCCCGCCGCAGGCCGAATTACCCGCGGAGGCGAAGGCCCAGATCGAGCACGCCTACCAGCGCCTGGGTTTGATCCAAACGGTGTTGCAGTAG
- the mbp1 gene encoding microaggregate-binding protein 1 gives MVDTKSGPVELVRGIVEDVLGRTKQVIGIIIGHNDLIEEGKAQQDKADAQRSAGKKEAAADKARGKAKAYEQRERAEQQ, from the coding sequence ATGGTTGACACCAAGAGCGGACCGGTCGAACTCGTCCGGGGCATCGTGGAAGACGTCCTCGGGAGGACCAAGCAGGTCATCGGCATCATCATCGGCCACAACGACCTGATCGAAGAGGGCAAGGCCCAACAGGACAAGGCGGATGCGCAGCGCAGCGCCGGGAAAAAGGAAGCCGCCGCCGATAAGGCCCGCGGCAAGGCCAAGGCGTACGAGCAGCGCGAGCGGGCCGAACAGCAGTAG